Genomic DNA from Corylus avellana chromosome ca4, CavTom2PMs-1.0:
gGATAAATcttttaggaggtagattcctaggaggatggacgactctatacatggggtaagatacacaaggttcaatatgaattttcttaactttcttccTTTGTGAGGGCGAGGCagctgctgtttttcttttaaccaaagagtcttctactttttctgatttaacaaatattatctcggaagtagaatcattgttagaagacaaagcaacatgacaatcaaaacttaacttaGATTTATCACAATCGGAATTATGAGTATGCAACATATTTTCAAGAGAATTGCTagaaaatttttccaattgaatttctgactcttttaatttattctctaaacaaatcaactttagaacctaaaacaaaattttcaaattttaaagaatcaattaaagcatgtgattcagacaattgagtaacaatagattctttcacatgttcaagatcttgaaaattctccaaacaatttgtgtattgatgtctaaAAAGAGTgattttttccaacaaattgttgaaggagtttataagatcatattccccttgaaaagtattcatagcaaacaggagtcaacagatctcactcagaaatttaatccaaacagagtgaacctgctctgataccaattgaaaaacgctatgctgaatttaatccaaacagagtgaacccgttctgataccaattgaaaaacgctatgccgacttcAAAAAcgtgtttatcacaatttatgcggaattaatattatgaaacaataaacaattcaatcacccaaaatatataaaacaataaagaggcagatacaaatattttggttacaaagaagaaattttttagaaaccgatctaaaagtaaaacaactTCGGGGcagccaagcaaaaaaaaatcactataaaaaaattatcaagatattacagacactaggaacacttacaaccctttgcaagaacttggctctgtaagatcgacaagcctacaactcgtctccttgctcacaacaTTCTtcacgtgattctcctttaccggacccttccgatagatttctcaaccgtagatttatcaaatgaacaACTAAAACtataagagattcaatttaacgctcaccacatatgatctctcttagcacagtctccgacgaactctctagaGTGAAAATTTGTgcctctcttctataatgatgtatatatatatcagtacatcaaatcCTACACCTGAGCCCACTAAAAgcatgtttttgggcataataggtacgggtgTCCGGACAAATTAATGGGCTGTTCGGACAGGACCTTGTggagcaaaaatagagtttctggaaagcctgtccggacagcTTGTCCGAACATGGCCTGCAGTGGGGAGAAAACAGCATTCCGAAAATTCtatccagccttgatcaacaactCCAATCGTTGAGCGTTTATGGtccgattgagttgaaattttgcagggacgttcatgacatatgaatctacattatgaacagtgcagattggattttgagcattctatatcagtgtttgagctcatgaacagtagcctctgcattttggaactgaatttaGCCAATACAAGAACTAACATAAAGAATTTTGCTTACATCAATTATGGGCAGCATTGAAAGGAAGCAATCGAAATAAGTCACCCTAAACCATCATCATCACTCAAGTTTTCCTTGTAAGAAAATTCTTTCCcttgttttctcggcaaccaaacagagctcatgtgtgttttttttttaaagaggtTTGACATATTTTGTACAATCAGATAAAAGAGGATAAGTACATTTTCTTCTATGGAGGAAAGGACAATAAATGGATCCAAgaatttggaaagaaacaaaCTTGCCCTGGCAAATGATCCAGtgatgaaggaaaaaaagattTCGATAGAGTTGTTTTGCATAGGAAAAGACAGCAAAGGAGACGATGATGTCACGATGCTAGGGCGTTTTTGGAACAAAGTGGAAAGCCTTGTCTTCTCCAAAGAGTCCGAACATGACAGTGAGACACAAGATATCCAGAAGTTGCTTTCCTTCAAGAATGAGAGTGGATGGGCTATACTAAGCAAAATGTCTAAAGTGGTTGTCAGTGGTGCTGGAACTACAATTCTTAAGGTGTTCGATGAGTTTGAAAAATGGAAGGAGTACGTGCGTAAGATTGGCTTTGAAGCTTGTTTTAAGGAGCACCATGACAAGGTTCTTCAAGGGGATCGCCCATGTTGCCGTGTTGACATCCCAATTACTGCTGGAAAGATCCCAAAGCTTATGAAATGCCCTCATTGTCCCCGCGTCATGGGGACCTATGTTAGCTTCAAGTGTTGCCACATTGATGGTGCTATCAACGGGCTGCATTAGATGGCAACCACTCTCTATTCTCTACTAATTATATCTCGATCCACTAAATAATGAGTTTCGTGCTATGATAGAAGTTGTTGTGTAATACTACAATAAAGGGCATCCTGATTGCGTTTGAAGTTTGATGCTTTTGTCATGGATcgtatatatgtaatatatactTTAATGTTCATGTTAGAATTCATGGAGGTCATCTTTGTTATGCTCAATTTAGTGCTAGATAATGGTTTCGggtgtttgatatatatttgcattCATTTTTCGTAGCTGATTTTTCATTCTTCGCAATAAAATTCACGTCTTAAGATATTTCTCTACTCCACTTTATTCCATAACTGCTTCTTAAATAAGCTCACAACCGAGACTTGTACTACAAGTTAACAAGGACTCTGACTTCGACTTCAACTTAAACTAGGAACTCGACATGCATCTTGATAGATGCTGTCCTTATTGAAAcacttgagaaagaaagaagccacatatataattaatgcaCTCCGTTGGCAGAACCATCACTGTGGCAGCACTTGAAGCTTATATATGTCTCCATGATGCGGGAACAGTCGGGGCATTTCATGTTCTGAAGAATTCTTCCACTGGTGTTGGAAATTTCAATGCAGCAACAGATGTGGACAGTGCGAAGAAGCTTGTTATGGTGGTCTTTGAAAGTGAATTCAAAGCCCTTGTCGTGCACAAACCCCTTCCATTTGTCAACCTCCTGCACAACGTTGGACATAGTTGTCCCATGACCACTGAGCACCACATTAGATCCTTTTGTCAGCACAGCCCATCCGCTCTCATTCTTGTAGGAAAGCAGTTTCTGGATTTCAAGTGTCGTAGAGTCGATTTCGGTCTTCCTATGAGTCTTGGAAATGAACATGCTCTCAATGCCTGTCCAGAATCGACCTAGGATGTCCAGGTTGTCCTCTCCTTTGCTGCCCTTTCCAACGCACACCAACTCTATGGGAATCCTTGCTTCCTTTATCGCCGCATCATTGGCAAGTGCAGTCAGTCTTTTAGCAATTTGTTGGATCCACTCCTTGTCCTTGCCTCCGTAGAAAAAGATGTACTTTTCATCTTTGATCTGATCGAATAATTAACAAGTTATTTCTTGCAAAATGTGCATGCATGAATAATGAATGtgtgtgcgagagagagagagagagagagagagagagagaaatagattTGTTAAATGAATTTACCCAGTTATCTATATTTGGGTGAACGTTGGTTGCTATGGAGACAAACCAATCCCTTCTAGTCGATAGATTTTCTTCCTGTAGGGTGGTGAAAGGGAAGGCCATCATTCCCCATAATCTGATCATGTGGATTGCATTCTCATGTACCACCATTCCTTGCGGATTGACCACCACAACGGATGGATTAGTACCGTTGAAGTACCAATCCTCCTTGATGAATCTGATGCTTGCTTTTAGTGAAAAGTATTGCACCGCGTACCATGGGAAGTTAGACACCCAGTACTTAAACTTCTTTTGCAGCTCATCAGTCCATTGGTCCACAATTGGAATCCATACAATCTTATACTCATCACCCTTACTTATGGAATCATAAATTGACCTGAGACTTGAAATGTCATAATTGGATATGTCTAGCCCCGAAATGAACAATAACACATTCTTCCCCTTCACCACATCAATGTTAACCTGTTTGTGGCACACCATTAATTAATGGATACCAAGAAACTTGTGTTAGGAACGATGATTTCAAACATGAAGAGTAAGACAATTCTTCACACATTGTTCAGCCAAGGGTACCGATCGATAGATACGTACGTAGTAACAACATCCAGTAGTGCAAGTGGTAAGATTCCTAGCCATGACCGGACCAAAATATTGACAAACACTTCATACAcaagataaaaattaatatatatatataagatcgAGCATACCGGTATTTTGGTAAAACCATCAAACAGGGGCTGCGGGTTGTCCTTGGAATAAATCAGTGCTTTAATTACCTCCATGATCTCCGTACGGGTTCGAAATATTTTTTTGAGCTCCCAATAAGCCTTTCCCTCCTCTGTGCATTAAACCAACCATTAACATCTCTAATCATGATTAGAGTGGTCCATGAAAAAATCAtctaattaattaggaaattaAGTTGCATCCTTGCAAATGAAAAGAGCCAAGAAAGCTGACCTATTTGTTGCCTACAAAGTGTTATCTGCCTCCTGAGTTTCGTGAGGATGACGTTGATCTTCTGAGAGAACTGGGAAAGTTCCTGCTTCTTGTCTCTGTAAATCGGGCCAAGCCAAAGTAGTGGCCAACCACGGTCAAATTTAACTACTCTAGTGAGATGGTAAATGagttctttcattatttttataccccattaacaataaaaataatgaaagaactCATCCCATATATCCCTtgccccacacacacacacacacacacacacacaaaaggcaaaaaaaaaaaaaaaaaaaaaaatcagaaacttcactttaaactcttgaactacggcgcgttttgagaagaattttctttctttatcatCAATCGAATCATACGTAcccctaaatttcaaaaactttcaatttagcCAACTGAACTTTtagtttcaatcaatttaccaaatccgttagattttaaacgctaaaagtgaaaaaaaaaaataacgtttatacccctaacttttctataaaattttaaatttatagaaaagttttaaatttaaaaaaaaaaataaaaaaaaaattgatgggtaatttagtctttttaggcattttcgTTAGAAATTAACGGCTAAAACTAATGGAATaggggtaaattgattgaaattgaaagtttaaaggtgtaaattaagaattttttaatttttgagaa
This window encodes:
- the LOC132179143 gene encoding protein SIEVE ELEMENT OCCLUSION B-like, yielding MASYDVSVSGNSLQQPKKGDLSLFAFTDDEIMNQIYATHVHDVEKFDVESLFIVVENILKRATQVADNVVLGTQGNVEHLEEKTPKPTFSPPLCTLKNISCEMQCQAPGEETAYETTLSILNKLSHYSWNTKAVLTLAAFALDYGDFWLLAQSQSTDQLAKSMGTLRRVSVLLKRPTLQKHRQSLIELNTLIRSTLEVIECIVELEKLPNYATDVPALSTCMAHIPVDVFWAIATVVASTTQLCCLTSDEDKKQELSQFSQKINVILTKLRRQITLCRQQIEEGKAYWELKKIFRTRTEIMEVIKALIYSKDNPQPLFDGFTKIPVNIDVVKGKNVLLFISGLDISNYDISSLRSIYDSISKGDEYKIVWIPIVDQWTDELQKKFKYWVSNFPWYAVQYFSLKASIRFIKEDWYFNGTNPSVVVVNPQGMVVHENAIHMIRLWGMMAFPFTTLQEENLSTRRDWFVSIATNVHPNIDNWIKDEKYIFFYGGKDKEWIQQIAKRLTALANDAAIKEARIPIELVCVGKGSKGEDNLDILGRFWTGIESMFISKTHRKTEIDSTTLEIQKLLSYKNESGWAVLTKGSNVVLSGHGTTMSNVVQEVDKWKGFVHDKGFEFTFKDHHNKLLRTVHICCCIEISNTSGRILQNMKCPDCSRIMETYISFKCCHSDGSANGVH